In a genomic window of Oceanispirochaeta sp.:
- a CDS encoding sigma-70 family RNA polymerase sigma factor: MHDRSLLIKGAGGDNKAIRQLWDIWSPKISIFLRGSVPSGDMDDLTQEIMLKIFRSLASYNPVFAPSTWIYTIAGRTRTDWQRQQSKFLKSESENPDSEEMISLIPGPYEGPEAQYIRLESEKRVDDFLQRQNVRDRKILFLYCHEGLSGRAIARVLMTPAETIRYRLKILKAKLKEEMLL, translated from the coding sequence ATGCATGACAGGAGCCTCCTGATCAAAGGAGCAGGCGGTGACAACAAGGCAATCAGGCAACTCTGGGACATCTGGTCACCTAAAATATCTATTTTCCTGAGGGGGTCTGTGCCATCGGGAGACATGGATGATCTGACACAGGAGATCATGCTGAAGATCTTCCGCTCCTTAGCTAGTTACAATCCGGTCTTTGCACCCTCCACATGGATCTACACCATTGCAGGCAGAACAAGGACGGACTGGCAACGGCAACAATCCAAATTTCTGAAATCCGAATCGGAGAATCCGGATTCGGAAGAGATGATCAGCCTCATCCCGGGTCCATATGAAGGCCCGGAAGCCCAGTATATCCGTCTTGAATCGGAAAAGAGAGTGGATGATTTCCTACAGCGTCAGAACGTGAGGGATCGGAAAATACTTTTTCTGTACTGCCATGAAGGTTTATCAGGAAGAGCCATTGCCCGGGTCCTGATGACCCCGGCAGAGACCATCCGCTACCGTTTGAAGATTCTAAAAGCAAAGCTGAAGGAGGAGATGTTACTGTGA